A single genomic interval of Chrysemys picta bellii isolate R12L10 chromosome 8, ASM1138683v2, whole genome shotgun sequence harbors:
- the PRPF38B gene encoding pre-mRNA-splicing factor 38B isoform X1 — translation MKWPLAASPQGPGRGDPRSSRTRARGAESVNTVTHVEPWEKGSRKTAGQTGMCGGVRGVGTGGIVSTAFCLLYKLFTLKLTRKQVMGLITHTDSPYIRALGFMYIRYTQPPTDLWDWFESFLDDEEDLDVKAGGGCVMTIGEMLRSFLTKLEWFSTLFPRIPVPVQKNIDQQIKTRPRKIKKDAKEGVEEVDRHAERRRSRSPRRSVSPRKSPRRSRSRSHHREGHGSSSFDRELERERERQRLEREAKEKEKERRRSRSTDRALERRRSRSRERHRSRSRSRDRKGDRRDRDREREKENERSRKKDRDYDKEKGNERERSRERSKDRKSKGEIEEKRHKDDKDEKKHRDDKKDSKKDRKHSRSRSRERKHRSRSRSKNTGKHSRSRSKEKLSKHKNESKDKSNKRSRSGSRGRTDSVEKSRKRDHSPSKERSRKRSRSKERSLKHDYSDSKDHSDKHDRRRSQSTERESQEKQHKNKDETV, via the exons GTTACACATGTTGAACCATGGGAGAAAGGGAGCAGAAAAACAGCAGGCCAGACAGGGATGTGCGGAGGG GTGCGAGGTGTTGGAACTGGAGGAATTGTGTCTACAGCTTTTTGCCTGCTATACAAATTATTTACTCTAAAACTCACTCGTAAGCAAGTGATGGGCCTCATTACACACACAGATTCTCCGTACATTAGGGCTCTTGGATTTATGTATATTAG GTACACACAGCCTCCTACTGATCTATGGGACTGGTTTGAATCGTTCCTTGATGATGAAGAG GACCTGGATGTGAAGGCAGGTGGGGGTTGTGTTATGACCATTGGGGAGATGCTTCGTTCCTTTCTTACTAAGCTCGAATGGTTTTCAACATTGTTTCCAAGAATTCCTGTGCCCGTCCAGAAAAACATTGATCAGCAAATAAAAACCAGACCTAGAAAAATCAAGAAGGATGCCAAGGAGGGAGTGGAAGAAGTAGACCGACATGCAGAGCGTAGACGTTCAAG GTCTCCAAGAAGGTCTGTGAGCCCTAGGAAGTCTCCTAGAAGATCCAGAAGCAGAAGTCATCATCGGGAAGGCCATGGATCATCTAGTTTTGATAGAGAACTAGAACGGGAGCGAGAACGGCAGAGATTAGAACGTGAAGctaaggagaaagaaaaagagaggcGAAGATCACGAAGTACTGATCGTGCATTAGAGCGGAGGCGaagcagaagcagagagagacacagaagCCGTAGTCGAAGTCGTGATAGAAAGGGAGATAGAAGAGACAGGGATAGAGAGCGGGAGAAAGAAAATGAACGAAGCAGGAAAAAAGATAGAGACTATGACAAGGAAAAGGGTAATGAAAGAGAGAGATCGAGGGAACGGTCAAAAGACAGGAAAAGTAAGGGTGAAATAGAAGAGAAAAGACACAAAGATGACAAGGATGAAAAGAAGCACAGGGATGATAAGAAAGATTccaaaaaagacagaaaacataGCAGAAGCCGAAGCAGGGAGAGGAAGCATAGGAGTAGGAGTAGAAGTAAGAATACAGGTAAGCACAGTAGAAGCAGGAGCAAGGAGAAATTAAGTAAACATAAAAATGAAAGTAAAGATAAATCAAATAAACGAAGTAGAAGTGGAAGCAGAGGAAGAACCGATAGTGTTGAAAAGTCCAGAAAACGAGACCACAGTCCCAGCAAAGAGAGATCCCGAAAGCGTAGTAGAAGCAAAGAACGATCCCTTAAACATGATTACAGTGATAGCAAGGACCATTCAGACAAACATGATCGTAGAAGGAGCCAAAGTACAGAACGAGAGAGCCAAGAAAAGCAACATAAAAACAAAGATGAGACTGTGTGA